One part of the Cyanobacteria bacterium GSL.Bin1 genome encodes these proteins:
- a CDS encoding DUF1071 domain-containing protein has translation MRMETSAPTAPRQLSLTQIEEILSRPLPKSMLRTKEVKSKKTGKTSQITYIPWYVANRILSKYCVGWTWEIVNVQSTNDRIFLVGRLTIPTSEGNVYREASGTESLNCSSYGDPSSNSESMAFRRACAKFGLGLYLYDK, from the coding sequence ATGAGAATGGAAACTTCTGCACCAACCGCACCACGGCAACTAAGTTTAACTCAGATTGAAGAGATCCTGTCTCGACCGCTTCCTAAGTCAATGTTGCGAACGAAGGAAGTTAAAAGTAAAAAAACTGGGAAAACCAGTCAAATCACTTACATTCCTTGGTATGTGGCAAATCGGATTCTCTCGAAATACTGCGTCGGATGGACTTGGGAGATCGTCAATGTTCAAAGCACGAATGATCGCATCTTCTTAGTGGGACGTTTAACCATTCCCACGTCAGAGGGCAATGTTTACAGAGAAGCCAGTGGGACGGAATCACTCAACTGCTCAAGTTATGGTGATCCGTCTTCTAATTCAGAGAGCATGGCATTTCGTCGGGCTTGTGCCAAGTTTGGCTTAGGTCTGTATCTTTACGACAAATAA